In Molothrus ater isolate BHLD 08-10-18 breed brown headed cowbird chromosome 21, BPBGC_Mater_1.1, whole genome shotgun sequence, a single genomic region encodes these proteins:
- the ABHD11 gene encoding protein ABHD11, producing MLRRLLGAPAPPPLPPPVAAAARSVATAVPLTHVEVEGRRDRPPLVLLHGLFGSHSNFQTVAKTLARRGSGKVLTVDARNHGSSPHSPVMTYEAMSLDVQHLLSRLGITKCILVGHSMGGKTAMTLALQRPDLVERLISVDIGPGSTAPVSEFSAYISAMKDVKVPAGLSRSAARQLADDQLQPVVKLPQLRQFLLTNLVEVKGCYVWRVNLEAISRHLADIMNFPVFQKPYPGPALFLGGSDSPYISSRDYPEIQRLFPKAEIQYIKGAGHIVHQDKFEEFITAVLNFLPQL from the exons aTGCTCCGCCGGCTGCTcggcgcccccgccccgccgcccctcccGCCGCCCGTCGCTGCTGCCGCCCGCTCCGTGGCCAC TGCAGTGCCCCTGACCCACGTGGAAGTGGAAGGTCGCAGGGATCGGCCACCCCTCGTCCTGCTCCACGGGCTCTTTGGTAGCCACAGCAACTTCCAGACGGTCGCCAAGACACTGGCGCGCCGTGGTAGCGGCAAG gtgCTGACAGTGGACGCCCGGAACCACGgcagcagcccccacagccccgtGATGACGTATGAAGCGATGAGCCTGGACGTGCAGCACCTCCTGAGCCGCCTGGGCATCACCAAGTGCATCCTCGTGGGACACAGCATGGGGGGCAAGACAGCCATGACTCTGGCCTTGCAGCGG CCAGACCTGGTGGAGCGCCTCATCTCCGTAGACATTGGTCCTGGCTCAACCGCCCCCGTGTCCGAATTCTCTGCCTACATCTCGGCCATGAAGGACGTGAAGGTCCCAGCGGGGCTGTCCCGCTCAGCAGCACGCCAGCTGGCAGATGACCAGCTGCAGCCCGTGGTCAAG ctcccacagctgagACAGTTCCTCCTCACCAACCTGGTGGAGGTGAAGGGCTGCTATGTGTGGCGGGTGAACCTGGAGGCTATTTCCCGGCACCTGGCAGATATCATGAACTTCCCTGTGTTCCAAAAGCCATATCCTGGTCCTGCACTCTTCTTGGGAGGGTCCGACTCGCCCTATATCAG ctccagagactACCCAGAGATCCAACGTCTCTTCCCCAAGGCAGAGATCCAGTACATTAAAGGTGCAGGCCACATAGTCCATCAGGATAAATTTGAAGAATTCATCACTGCTGTCCTCAATTTCCTGCCACAGCTGTAG